Proteins found in one Bombus terrestris chromosome 1, iyBomTerr1.2, whole genome shotgun sequence genomic segment:
- the LOC100648043 gene encoding homeobox protein Nkx-2.5-like, giving the protein MLPSSVSGTPFSVRDILSEDQQLGIMDCYPSVHHQHQLQQQHVPQEYYGYNIVPDNNWDVEKFKEQSMPTYPHYPDLGHVHQLNQIAAPYQDPPVTEDGNVVTSSKTELRKSQSGKRTKRKPRVLFSQNQVYELEQRFKQQRYLSAPERELLAQTLKLTSTQVKIWFQNRRYKNKRARLEDAEKLQAQNAKNQSLKKIHVPVLIRDGKPNIQESYNPSYWSNIRPELGVSMQPDFRMNEIRPSPEFRSTNDMRMDTNISPEFKTEIGADVAGKSSLNGEIQAARQHVLVSSDFRNNLSTDPRATVHDCHRQMKGNASGNEAAPFPDLKNISTESKIMVSDGRPVMDVSSSDYGFSNYLGPANYQMQYVNYMEQVPMDQNLQRLW; this is encoded by the exons ATGTTGCCTTCCTCGGTCTCCGGAACCCCGTTCAGCGTCCGCGACATTCTCAGCGAGGATCAACAGCTCGGAATCATGGATTGCTACCCGTCTGTCCACCATCAACATCAGCTTCAACAACAACACGTGCCTCAGGAATATTACGGTTATAATATCGTGCCGGACAACAACTGGGACGTGGAAAAGTTCAAGGAACAATCGATGCCGACTTATCCTCACTATCCTGACTTGGGTCACGTTCATCAGTTGAATCAGATCGCTGCTCCGTACCAGGATCCACCGGTTACAGAGGACG GTAACGTGGTTACATCGAGCAAGACGGAGCTGCGAAAGAGTCAGTCCGGCAAGAGGACAAAGAGGAAGCCGAGGGTGCTATTTTCTCAA AACCAAGTGTACGAGCTGGAACAGCGATTCAAGCAGCAACGATACCTAAGCGCCCCAGAAAGGGAACTACTGGCTCAAACTCTGAAACTGACCAGTACCCAGGTGAAGATCTGGTTCCAGAACCGACGGTACAAGAACAAACGCGCGAGGTTAGAGGACGCGGAGAAACTTCAAGCTCAGAACGCGAAGAACCAGTCTCTGAAGAAGATCCACGTGCCGGTATTGATCAGAGATGGTAAACCAAACATCCAGGAATCCTACAATCCTTCGTACTGGTCCAACATCAGGCCAGAGCTCGGCGTTTCGATGCAACCGGACTTTCGAATGAACGAAATTCGACCGAGCCCCGAATTCAGATCGACGAACGACATGAGGATGGACACGAACATCAGTCCCGAGTTTAAAACAGAAATCGGCGCCGATGTCGccggaaaatcgagtttgaacgGAGAGATACAAGCCGCCAGACAACACGTTCTCGTTAGCTCGGATTTCCGAAATAATTTGTCGACGGATCCTCGAGCTACGGTGCACGATTGTCACAGGCAAATGAAAGGGAACGCGAGTGGCAACGAAGCGGCGCCATTTCCAGATTTGAAGAATATTTCCACGGAGAGTAAGATCATGGTGAGCGACGGAAGACCGGTGATGGACGTCTCCAGCAGCGATTACGGATTCTCCAATTACTTGGGTCCGGCTAACTACCAGATGCAGTACGTCAATTACATGGAACAGGTGCCTATGGACCAGAATCTACAACGATTGTGGTAG